In Chroococcidiopsis sp. TS-821, one DNA window encodes the following:
- a CDS encoding aldo/keto reductase, with amino-acid sequence MAGQAIRNDLDRVVIATKFGFKIDESGKIVGLDSSPENIHRVCNASLRRLGVDYIDLFYQHRVDRTVPIEETVEAMAELVQQGKVRYIGLSEASPETIRRAHAVHPISALQSEYSLWERIVEAEILPTLRELGIGFVPYCLLGRGFLTGQAKRAEAFENDYAASSPDFKGITSTKI; translated from the coding sequence CTGGCAGGTCAAGCAATTCGGAACGATCTCGATCGGGTTGTCATTGCAACGAAATTTGGTTTCAAGATTGACGAAAGCGGAAAGATTGTTGGTTTAGATAGCTCGCCCGAAAATATCCACCGTGTCTGTAATGCCTCATTGCGGCGATTAGGCGTTGACTATATCGATTTGTTTTATCAACATCGTGTTGATCGAACTGTCCCAATTGAAGAGACAGTTGAGGCAATGGCAGAACTCGTACAACAAGGGAAGGTTCGCTACATTGGGCTTTCGGAAGCAAGTCCAGAAACCATTCGTCGTGCCCATGCTGTTCATCCAATCAGTGCGCTTCAGTCCGAGTATTCGCTTTGGGAACGAATAGTTGAAGCCGAAATCTTGCCTACGTTGCGAGAATTAGGAATTGGTTTTGTTCCCTACTGTCTCCTGGGTCGAGGGTTTTTAACGGGACAAGCCAAGCGGGCTGAAGCGTTTGAAAATGACTACGCCGCCTCGAGCCCCGATTTCAAGGGGATAACTTCGACCAAAATATGA
- a CDS encoding DUF433 domain-containing protein yields the protein MVNPSQCGGRPCIRSMRIRVSDVLDLFAAGFSAEQILEELPNLEMDDLRAALTYASRQLNHPVLVA from the coding sequence ATAGTCAATCCAAGTCAGTGTGGTGGTCGCCCCTGTATTCGTAGTATGAGAATTCGAGTGTCTGATGTCCTAGATCTGTTCGCAGCAGGATTCAGCGCTGAACAGATTTTAGAGGAACTACCCAATCTGGAAATGGATGATTTGAGAGCGGCGCTTACCTATGCATCACGTCAACTCAATCATCCTGTGTTAGTCGCCTGA
- a CDS encoding PIN domain-containing protein, with translation MYIVDTDVMIDIQRGYSPALAWFTSLPELPSIPGFVVMELIQDAQDKQQVRKVLQLVAPLPIVWTTETDCARALSDFTAYHLSHKVGLIDALIAACAIGRNATLCTFNVKHYRVIPGLRLEQPYSH, from the coding sequence ATGTACATAGTCGATACTGATGTCATGATCGACATTCAGCGAGGTTACTCGCCCGCTCTAGCTTGGTTCACCTCTCTCCCAGAACTTCCAAGCATTCCTGGTTTTGTTGTGATGGAGTTGATTCAGGATGCTCAAGATAAGCAACAGGTGCGTAAGGTTCTACAGCTTGTTGCCCCGTTGCCGATAGTGTGGACTACTGAAACTGACTGCGCCCGTGCCCTCTCTGATTTCACAGCCTATCACCTGTCCCACAAGGTTGGACTGATTGATGCCTTGATTGCTGCTTGTGCCATTGGACGCAATGCAACTCTCTGTACTTTCAATGTGAAGCACTATCGAGTTATTCCTGGTTTGCGTCTGGAGCAACCCTATAGCCACTGA
- a CDS encoding aldo/keto reductase, with amino-acid sequence MRLVQQVKEIAVAKGTTPEQIALAWLLHQGNDIVPIPGTKRVAYVEENAKASNIVLNTEELDRLGEIALIGSAAGDRYTQERMNWLDVN; translated from the coding sequence ATGAGGCTGGTTCAGCAAGTCAAAGAAATTGCTGTGGCGAAAGGAACAACTCCTGAACAAATCGCATTGGCTTGGTTACTGCATCAAGGTAACGATATCGTTCCAATTCCTGGAACAAAACGAGTTGCTTACGTTGAAGAGAACGCAAAGGCAAGTAACATTGTTTTGAACACCGAGGAGCTAGATCGATTGGGTGAGATTGCTCTGATTGGTAGCGCTGCTGGCGATCGCTACACTCAAGAACGAATGAATTGGCTGGATGTAAACTGA